One genomic region from Paramormyrops kingsleyae isolate MSU_618 chromosome 24, PKINGS_0.4, whole genome shotgun sequence encodes:
- the LOC111834613 gene encoding cationic amino acid transporter 3-like: MASFAKKLVRRRVLDYSQEETRFARCLTTLDLIALGVGSTLGAGVYVLAGEVAREKAGPAIVLCFLIAALSSVLAGLCYAEFGARVPKTGSAYLYSYVTVGEIWAFITGWNLILSYVIGTASVARAWSSTFDNLVEQKISKFFMASMSMKVPGNILAEYPDLFALMLILLLTGLLAFGVSESALVSKIFTGINLVVLGFVIISGFVKGDTANWNLTLDNFINTTNITDPKSIDETFGNGGFAPFGFTGVLSGAATCFYAFVGFDCIATTSEEAKNPMRSIPIGIVASLLICFFAYFGVSAALTLMMPYYILNMHSPLPEAFSYVNWGPARYIVAVGSLCALSTSLLGSMFPMPRVIYAMAEDGLLFRFLSNMNKRTKTPLQATIASGCVAAVMAFIFDLAALVDLMSIGTLLAYSLVAVCVLILRYQPGSLSSASQCEKLMELVEEKVTATDSGDEDAPPEEPLPLKEHFSIRLLLKPSSDSPTKISGGIVYGVTAAISVLFTLLCMLLALQGHQVLQCHPLWLTLCITLALLSVVCILIIWRQPESKETLTFKVPLLPVLPLISIFVNVYLMMQLDLATWGRFAVWMAVGFLIYFTYGIWNSIEAGQSSRGVGAPALRAKEPIYQGVNVTDMEDM; this comes from the exons ATGGCTTCCTTCGCTAAGAAGCTGGTCCGGCGGCGGGTGCTGGATTACTCGCAGGAGGAGACGCGCTTCGCCCGCTGCCTGACCACGCTGGACCTCATCGCGCTGGGCGTGGGCTCCACGCTGGGCGCCGGCGTCTacgtgctggccggggaggtGGCACGCGAGAAGGCGGGCCCCGCAATCGTACTCTGCTTCCTCATCGCCGCGCTCTCCTCTGTGCTGGCCGGCCTCTGTTACGCTGAGTTCGGGGCCCGCGTGCCCAAGACAGGCTCCGCCTACCTGTACAGCTATGTGACCGTGGGTGAGATCTGGGCCTTCATCACGGGATGGAACCTCATCCTCTCCTATGTCATAG GCACGGCCAGTGTGGCTCGAGCTTGGAGCTCCACGTTTGACAACCTGGTAGAGCAGAAGATCTCCAAGTTCTTCATGGCCTCCATGTCCATGAAGGTCCCTGGGAACATTCTGGCGGAATACCCTGACCTGTTTGCCCTCATGCTGATTCTGCTCCTGACTG GGCTCCTGGCCTTCGGAGTGAGTGAGTCTGCTCTGGTGAGCAAGATCTTCACGGGGATCAACCTGGTAGTGCTGGGGTTCGTCATCATCTCAGGGTTCGTGAAAGGAGACACGGCCAACTGGAACCTCACACTGGACAATTTCATCAACACGACTAACATCACGGATCCCAA GTCCATAGACGAGACTTTTGGCAATGGGGGATTTGCTCCATTCGGATTTACCGGGGTTCTATCTGGTGCTGCTACCTGCTTTTATGCCTTTGTGGGATTTGACTGCATAGCCACTACAA gtgaggAGGCCAAGAACCCGATGCGCTCCATTCCCATCGGCATTGTGGCCTCGCTGCTCATCTGCTTCTTCGCCTACTTCGGCGTCTCGGCCGCGCTCACGCTCATGATGCCGTACTACATCCTGAACATGCACAGCCCGCTGCCGGAGGCTTTCAGCTACGTGAACTGGGGCCCTGCTCGCTACATCGTGGCCGTGGGCTCGCTCTGCGCCCTGTCCACCAG TCTCCTGGGCTCTATGTTCCCCATGCCGCGGGTCATCTACGCCATGGCTGAGGATGGTCTCCTCTTCCGCTTCCTGTCCAACATGAACAAGAGGACCAAGACGCCCCTGCAGGCCACCATCGCGTCGGGCTGTGTGGCAG CTGTCATGGCCTTCATCTTTGACCTGGCCGCTCTGGTGGACCTCATGTCCATCGGCACCCTCCTGGCGTACTCGCTCGTGGCCGTGTGCGTCCTCATCCTCAG GTACCAGCCTGGCAGCCTGAGCTCCGCCAGTCAGTGCGAGAAGCTGATGGAGCTGGTGGAGGAGAAGGTGACGGCGACGGACAGCGGGGACGAGGACGCCCCCCCGGAGGAGCCCCTGCCCCTGAAGGAGCACTTCTCCATCCGGCTGCTGCTGAAGCCCAGCTCCGACTCGCCCACCAAAATCTCGGGGGGCATCGTCTACGGCGTCACAGCCGCCATCT cgGTGCTCTTCACCCTGCTGTGCATGCTCCTGGCACTCCAGGGACATCAGGTGCTACAGTGCCACCCTCTCTGGCTGACGCTGTGCATCACGCTGgccctgctgtccgtcgtctgcATTCTCATCATCTGGAGGCAGCCCGAGAGCAAGGAGACGCTTACCTTTAAG GTGCCGCTGCTCCCCGTGCTGCCCCTCATCAGCATCTTCGTTAACGTCTACCTCATGATGCAGCTGGATCTGGCCACCTGGGGTCGCTTTGCAGT